A genome region from Cryptosporidium parvum Iowa II chromosome 8, whole genome shotgun sequence includes the following:
- a CDS encoding integral membrane protein with 8 transmembrane domains, likely plant origin, whose product VNLLKVFQLFPTLTHQTFLGFFTQALVTRIVVILGLQLIWINFMLVPVNIINEYPIIGSQEFRTVNMRALFMVVMYLNILFTSLVIPFSIFYYETQFDTKIGLNRSYTPYLASFLSTLFCWIFIGGNYAIFKEIHLGSISKETCIRLTLLGYINEANCASDPLIFNGTFSIATAGLLLFIGYIFNVLFIGVASVLIPINYLISIIRRPKLIDIHLYQEKKKEIYVISKALSNKGENLKRKFDQSSKGLESEFYTSKYLKSWQETRALKQKIYKYKSEVFALSSYFENLEERFRTKGQNITFIIIKLVQMFFTLLLTISIYATLIIHIVVKNPPNYSGNQLINMIFIIFSMILPIYIGSCICYTWNLLAKKICYCLPIHVLVKSQTPMNSMIFIIGIVLIPISNIIYITNLSNSWLFKSDLYYIFLLASNIKLNYKLIPNQVLIYSLFGISICSIIIHLFSFLWDTSISIQEEIPKMLNKYLNDQESGNSKK is encoded by the coding sequence GTAAACTTGCTAAAGGTTTTTCAGCTATTTCCCACTTTGACTCACCAAACTTTTTTAGGATTTTTTACACAAGCTTTAGTAACAAGAATAGTTGTAATTCTAGGATTACAGTTAATATGGATAAACTTTATGTTAGTTCCagtgaatattattaatgaatatcCAATTATTGGGTCTCAAGAATTCAGAACTGTTAATATGAGAGCTTTGTTTATGGTAGTGatgtatttgaatattttattcacTTCTTTGGTTATTcctttttcaatattttattatgaaACCCAGTTTGATACAAAAATTGGACTAAATAGATCTTACACTCCATATCTAGCTTCATTCTTATCTACATTATTTTGTTGGATCTTTATTGGTGGTAATTATGcaattttcaaagaaattCACTTAGGTAGCATTTCAAAAGAGACATGCATAAGATTAACATTACTTGGTTATATCAATGAAGCTAATTGTGCAAGTGAtcctttaatttttaatggaACATTCTCCATAGCAACAGCtggattattattatttattgggtatatttttaatgtattatttattggagTTGCTAGCGTTTTGATTCCAATTAACTACTTAATTTCAATCATTAGAAGACCAAAACTAATTGATATTCATTTATAtcaagaaaagaaaaaagaaatctaTGTAATCTCTAAAGCACTATCAAATAAAGGAGAGAATCTGAAAAGAAAGTTTGATCAAAGCTCCAAAGGACTTGAATCAGAATTCTACACAagcaaatatttaaagtcTTGGCAGGAAACAAGAGCtcttaaacaaaaaatatataaatataaaagtgAGGTATTTGCATTAAGCTCatattttgagaatttgGAGGAGAGATTCAGGACTAAAGGACAAAATATCacctttattattattaaattagtACAAATGTTCTTTACATTATTACTAACTATATCTATATATGCAACATTAATCATTCATATTGTTGTCAAGAATCCTCCAAATTATAGTGGtaatcaattaattaatatgatttttataatattctcAATGATTTTACCAATATATATTGGATCATGTATATGTTATACTTGGAATCTATTGGCTAAAAAAATATGCTATTGTTTACCAATACATGTTTTAGTTAAATCACAAACTCCAATGAATTCtatgatttttattattggtatAGTCTTAATTCCAATatctaatattatatatattacaaatttatcaaattcttgGCTTTTTAAATCCgatctttattatatattccTCTTAGCATCAAATATAAAGCTTAATTACAAACTAATACCTAATCAAGTTCTTATATATAGCCTTTTTGGGATTTCTATAtgttcaataataatacacctattttcatttctatGGGATACAAGTATTTCAATACAAGAAGAAATTCCTAAGATGCtcaacaaatatttaaatgacCAAGAATCTggtaattcaaaaaaataa
- a CDS encoding Smc like ABC ATpase involved in DNA repair, which yields MTVISKKGRLKKNICESEHENDDKEKQEVNKSNRESGKIENGTLISIELENWMNIKGPTKYCFNNGVNIITGLNGSGKSSVACGIAISLGYDTHILARGHYLSSYIRNGNTSCRLLIAINNEKEHENHYISEIERVITIVESNRANKSNLQPEIRSSWKLNGKKCLERDIIALRKGLNIQLDNMVAFLAQQRVSQFGSQSPQEIFIDTLRIISNGENLKSKNSQNENIMIDTTILSEYKFNENDLLNVYYQFLNIFKDSKDCKLRLRDHETRLSQLSNEISKSKQNEIKYIQYLLNKMGIYLIHFFQSLNDISNDKVSLLNLDERKKKVIKVITETRNELKKLENESSKIFKELELANKKKEDFLRNLQHDKLDTQFNSLMNNLDQVIKKLQESYTDPKLLLERYRLKMKGIQDQIIDIENKIKYSMEQFENEWKPTLVRCKLYEEDLPHKFDKVTAEKKRKLLGESLSEVSTKKITLQKNIKEFEFMLSKLIEKKNSINSINPVNFREKVLREKYLKNINQKALSSSKRENILQYFQKLNEYSAFENYLPKKKVIGPIGSYISVKSIKFQTLVEAFLQQFHYYFISEREDVKLLTERYRLNVLTLSNSKTPIYPKLDDEMKSLGITGFLHEHLDFEDDTMKNILYQISAQFFTCVIIDNPTLSVEEIQEDQILYKISDWFKRKYDQPGNKISNNIHLFITQQNVENYLDSKNGILFKLVTSIYNPNSKTISMINLGDKMNTVLLNKDIVKEENFEIEQVNHQKSSVEIEIEQLELKIKESYNTFQELKEQYDGETALLNMITECISNVPFLFEKISSLKKRLVNLEKDMKENTPNESEIKLKNQKLIKSAFMGQNPLDDLSESIVFKTSIFNELNKINKLFLEISTQDFTKNKELNEKVIQLNTNYSSFQKEIIQKKEEIRKFELEMNQVNEDYDKIISNLDIKRKASIDSYLQYYSTYCQYYKRLKYNDFNKGSNSNHKSNENIYEFIYNKIGKCENNQSQDQNDCDNDKINRSNWDNHISDVPGVKFFSFIINGNKPSSINCEKIPDYCLEMISQVSSEFGLLKCENLQFKEIMNNTLKYSSNLRSYNNQILNHGEEEMKENTILEDNEVKVGKRGIKKISKNNSSNHLTLFDILLDNDEYKIRYENLFNTITSLEAKTHNTNLERMADLEQEFEILTKESQDLSKRIIIYEDFVSKHYKKWIDQLKMIEDVVSHCFGIFMRFINDKHNGKIIIPFINNFLLFMNTSMDTGNEAIFNYFVDNFENDSKLNIMVRFSPDEDLRLFSSNSISGGEQSLCTILFILSLQVSLNE from the coding sequence ATGACTGTAATAAGTAAAAAAGGAagattaaagaaaaatatttgtgaaAGTGAAcatgaaaatgatgataaagaaaaacaagaagttaataaaagtaatcGAGAATCTGGAAAAATCGAAAATGGtacattaatttcaatagaACTAGAGAATTGGATGAATATAAAAGGGCCAACAAAGtattgttttaataatgGGGTTAACATCATTACAGGATTAAATGGGAGTGGTAAAAGTAGTGTGGCTTGTGGAATTGCAATTTCATTAGGATATGATACTCATATATTAGCTAGAGGTCATTACTTGTCATCATATATTCGTAATGGAAATACATCATGTAGATTATTAATagcaataaataatgaaaaagagCATGAGAATCATTATATAtcagaaattgaaagaGTTATCACAATTGTAGAATCTAATAGAGCTAATAAGTCAAATTTGCAACCAGAAATTAGATCAAGTTGGAAATTAAATGGTAAGAAATGCTTAGAAAGGGATATAATAGCCTTAAGGAAAGGGTTAAACATTCAATTAGATAATATGGTTGCATTTCTAGCTCAACAAAGAGTTAGTCAGTTTGGTTCTCAAAGTCCtcaagaaatatttatcgATACTTTGAGAATCATTTCCAATGgagaaaatttaaaatccaaaaattctcaaaatgaaaatataatgatTGATACTACTATACTAtctgaatataaatttaatgaaaatgatttattgaATGTATATTAccaatttttaaatatatttaaggACTCAAAAGATTGTAAATTAAGACTCAGAGATCATGAAACAAGATTATCACAATTAAGTAATGAAATATCGAAATCCAAacaaaatgaaattaaatatatacaaTACTTGTTAAATAAAATGGGAATCTATTTGatccatttttttcaatcattgaatgatatttcaaatgataaagttagtttattaaatttagatgagagaaaaaagaaagttattaaagttattacTGAAACAAGAAATGAACTcaaaaaattggaaaatgAGTCTTCAAAGATTTTTAAAGAACTTGAATTGgctaataaaaagaaagaagactttttaagaaatttaCAACATGATAAACTTGATACACAATTTAACtcattaatgaataatttagaTCAAGTAATCAAAAAGTTACAAGAAAGTTACACAGATCCAAAGCTTTTACTTGAAAGATATCgattaaaaatgaaaggAATACAAGATCAGATAATtgatatagaaaataaaataaagtatAGCATGGAACAATTTGAGAATGAATGGAAACCAACATTGGTTAGATGCAAATTATATGAAGAAGATCTCCCTcataaatttgataaagttACTGCTGAGAAGAAGAGAAAGCTATTAGGAGAAAGTCTGAGTGAAGTTTCTaccaaaaaaataacattacaaaaaaatattaaggaATTTGAGTTTATGCTCTCAAAACtaattgaaaagaaaaattctattaattctattaatcCTGTAAACTTTAGAGAAAAGGTTCTGAGAGAAAAGTatcttaaaaatattaatcaaaagGCCTTGTCAAGTTCcaaaagagaaaatattcttcaatattttcaaaagttGAATGAGTATTCTgcttttgaaaattatttgccaaaaaaaaaagtaatagGACCAATTGGAAGCTATATTTCTGTTAAGAGTATTAAATTTCAAACATTAGTTGAAGCATTTCTACaacaatttcattattactttATCTCGGAAAGAGAGGACGTTAAATTGTTAACAGAAAGGTACCGTTTAAATGTTTTAACATTGTCTAATTCAAAAACACCAATTTACCCAAAACTTGATGATGAAATGAAGAGTCTAGGAATTACAGGATTTCTACATGAACATTTGgattttgaagatgataCTATGAAAAACATACTATATCAAATTTCTGCTCAATTCTTCACATGCgtaattattgataatcCAACATTATCAGTTGAAGAAATCCAAGAAGATCAAATTCTATATAAGATTTCAGATTggtttaaaagaaaatacgATCAACCTGGAAACAAaatatccaataatattcatCTGTTTATTACTCAACAAAATGTTGAAAATTATCTAGATTCAAAGAAtggaattttatttaaacttGTAACTTCTATATATAatccaaattcaaaaactaTATCGATGATCAATCTTGGAGATAAAATGAATAcagtattattaaataaagatataGTCAAAGAAGAAAACTTTGAAATTGAGCAAGTTAATCATCAAAAAAGTTCAgttgaaattgaaattgaacAGTTAGAATTGAAGATTAAAGAATCTTATAATACTTTTCAAGAGCTTAAGGAACAATACGATGGAGAAACTGCTCTACTTAATATGATTACTGAGTGTATTAGTAATGTtccttttttatttgagaaaataTCTAGTTTGAAAAAAAGACTTGTTAATCTTGAAAAAGATATGAAAGAAAATACTCCAAATGAATCagaaatcaaattaaagaatcaaaAACTCATTAAGTCTGCATTTATGGGTCAAAATCCATTGGATGATTTATCAGAGTCTATCGTTTTTAAAACCAgtatatttaatgaattaaacaaaattaataaactaTTTCTAGAAATTTCTACTCAAGATTTTACTAAAAATAAGGAATTGAATGAAAAAgttattcaattaaatactaattattcatcatttcaaaaagaaatcattcaaaaaaaagaagaaataagaaaatttgaattagaaaTGAATCAAGTTAATGAAGATTatgataaaattatatCTAATTTggatattaaaagaaaggCTTCAATAGATTCTTATCTTCAATACTATTCAACTTATTGTCAATATTATAAGAGATTAAAGTATAATGATTTTAACAAAGGTTCTAATTCTAATCATAaatcaaatgaaaatatttatgaatttatttataataaaattggtAAATgtgaaaataatcaatcTCAAGATCAAAATGATTgtgataatgataaaatcAATAGATCAAATTGGGATAATCATATTTCTGATGTTCCAGGTgttaaattcttttcatttataataaatggAAATAAACCCTCATCAATTAATTGTGAGAAGATTCCTGATTATTGTTTAGAAATGATTAGTCAAGTATCGTCTGAGTTTGGACTTCTTAAATGTGAAAATTTacaatttaaagaaataatgaataatacattaaaatattcatcaaaCTTGAGGAGTTAcaataatcaaatattaaatcatggagaagaagaaatgaaAGAGAATACTATTCTAGAAGATAATGAAGTTAAAGTAGGAAAAAGAGGTATTAAAaagatttcaaaaaataattcttctaatCATTTAACTctatttgatattttacttgataatgatgaatataaaataagATATGAAAATCTATTTAATACAATAACTAGCTTAGAAGCCAAGACTCATAATACAAACTTAGAAAGAATGGCAGATTTAGAACAAGAATTTGAGATTTTAACCAAAGAAAGCCAAGATTTATCTAAAAGgattattatatatgaAGATTTTGTTTCTAAACATTATAAGAAATGGATTgatcaattaaaaatgattgaAGATGTAGTTTCTCATTGTTTTGGAATTTTTATgagatttattaatgataaacATAATGGAAAGATTATTATTccttttattaataattttctaCTTTTTATGAATACTTCAATGGATACAGGTAATGAAgctatatttaattattttgttgataattttgaaaatgattcaaaaCTTAATATAATGGTTAGATTTAGTCCTGATGAAGATTTaagattattttcatcaaacTCAATTTCAGGAGGTGAACAATCTCTTTGTACTattctttttatattatctTTACAGGTAAGTTTGAATGAATAA